The Deltaproteobacteria bacterium CG11_big_fil_rev_8_21_14_0_20_49_13 genome has a segment encoding these proteins:
- a CDS encoding NAD(P)H-dependent oxidoreductase subunit E, giving the protein MPDLKKVDEILKKHGNDVGQLIGILQDVQGEFNYLPKHPLEHVAQKLGIPEAQVYGVATFFKAFSLKPRGKHIVHVCMGTACHVRGAKKILEECERDLQVAAGGTTKDMKFTLETVNCLGACALGPIVVVDGEYHGRITVEGTKKALKKVAE; this is encoded by the coding sequence ATGCCAGATCTAAAAAAAGTGGACGAGATATTAAAGAAACATGGTAACGACGTGGGACAGCTGATAGGCATCCTGCAGGATGTGCAGGGGGAATTCAACTATCTTCCCAAGCATCCGCTGGAGCATGTTGCCCAGAAGCTGGGGATACCAGAGGCACAGGTGTACGGCGTCGCCACTTTCTTCAAGGCGTTCAGTCTTAAACCGCGCGGAAAGCATATCGTCCATGTATGCATGGGAACGGCTTGCCATGTTCGCGGGGCCAAGAAGATACTCGAGGAATGTGAACGCGACCTTCAGGTTGCCGCCGGCGGAACGACCAAGGATATGAAATTCACCTTGGAAACCGTCAACTGTCTTGGCGCATGTGCGCTGGGTCCGATAGTCGTTGTGGACGGAGAATATCATGGAAGAATAACGGTGGAAGGGACGAAGAAGGCCTTAAAGAAGGTGGCGGAATGA